A region of the Elusimicrobiaceae bacterium genome:
ATTGGCGCAATTTATACTCGTCTGTTTCCAATTTGGCCAGCAAGTCCCTTTCTGTAGAAAGTTTGGCTTGAGTGGAGAGTTTTTCCTCAGCCAAAGCCTGTAAACGGGCATTGGCATTTTTGGCAGCTTCGGCACGCTTTCCTTCATTTTGCAGCAAGGTATTATATTCAAATTCGGTGGATTTTAAATCTACTTCCACATTGTTTTTGCGGATTTTTAACTCATACAAAGAGCCGTTTAAGTTGTTCAAACGTACTTTAGATTCTTCCGTTTGTTTTTGCAATTCTGCTTTTTGTGTTTTTAGAAGTTCAGTTTTATTTTTGATTTCTTCTTGTTGTTGCAATAAAGACTGTAAATCCGCCTGCAATTTCTGTACATTTTGTTTGCGGTTTTCTACACGCAACATTAATTGACGTTTTTGTTCCGCCATACGTGCCAAAACCTCTTGCGCTTGTTTGAGTTCTCTTTCTTTGGCAGACAGTTCTCCCTGTACCGCCCCTACCGCGACGGCCGCTTCCTGAGAGGCACTTCTTAACGTGCGCAAGGTTTCTTCGGCTTTGGTTAATTGTTCGTAGTTGGCAATAATTTCTTTTGAAATTTTTTCTTCAGTTTCTATTTTTTGAGTCAGGGATTCTTGGGCGGATTCTTCTTCTCCCCAATAGGCTTCCGGTGCAGACATACCGGCAGCACCGGCACTTAAGAAAAAATCACTTTGTACGGTGTCTCCTTCTTGAGCCTGATAAGAACCGACTAACAAGAAGATCAGATTTTCCAACTCGGGAGCAAATTTTAAGTCTTTGATCAAAGAGCCGGTAGGTTTGGCAGCAGCGGGTACTTTATTTAATAAGATAAATTTACAACGGGCTTTGCCGTGTTCTTTTAACTTGGCCACCGCCTCTTGAGCGGCATTTTCATGATCACACAAAACGGCATCTAAATATTTGCCAAAAGACTCCTCTACCGCTGTTGCCAAAGAGGCCGGATATTTTAAGGCTTTGCGCAAGGTTCCTCTGACGCCGTCAATTTTTACTTGCGAAACCAAATTGACACCCACCCAATAGGGATTATTTTTTCCTTGCGTGCGAATCATTTCCAACTTGGCATTTAAGGCGGCTTTTTCAGATTTTAAAGCAGAAAGTTGTTCATTTAATAAGGAGCGTTTTTGTTGTAAATCTTTCAGCAACACTTCCTGTTGCGTAATTTGCTCCTTTGCTTCTTGGGCGATTTTTTGCTGGCTTTGCAGTTTGGTGCGGATTTCTTCTATTAATTTTTGAATATCTTCTACTCCGCTGCCTGCTTGGCTGTTTTTTTCTAAAGTAATTAAATCTTCGTTTTCACGCTGTACATTGGCTTGCTCTAACGAAATTTTGTTTTGGCATTCCATTTGGCTTTGTACAAGGCGCATCAAATCATTGCTGGCGCGTTGGATTTGAATATCGCTTTGGCGCAGTTGTTGTTCTTGTTGTTGGGCTTTGGCAAATTCTTCGTTATATTGTTTTTGTAAAGGATCCAACTGACTATCCAACTCCGCCAATTGCGTTTTGAGTTTGCTGATGGCAGGGGCAATTTCTTTCAGGCGGTTTTGGCCTCGTTCGGATTCGTTGCCGGCGGCGGTTAACTGAGCCGTAAATTCTGTGGTTAAATTGTCGCAGTTTTTAATGGCCCCTTCCAAAAGACCCACTTGATATTTGCTGGCTGCGATTTTTTCATTAAAATCGGCCATCTCTTTTTGTTTGTGGGTTAAATTTAAGTCCATGGCGGCCGTTTGCCCTTCCTGAGCGGAAATTTGATTTTCCAAATCTTTGCACCGGCTGAGCACCGGCTCTAATTCACCACCATGTTTGGCAATTAAGCCATCGGCTTCTTTAATAGAGCATAAAGAGATAGCAATTTCACTTTCTTTTAGTTCTTCTCTGTATTTTTGATACAACCGCGCTTTGCGTGCTTCGGCATCTAACTTTTTAATTTGTTCGGAAATCAAAGCCACCGTATCGGATAAGCGTGCTAAGTCTAAATCGACACGTTCCAAACGGCGGATACATTCCTCCCGTTTGGATTTGTATTTAGAAACTCCGGCCACTTCTTCAAACATTTCGCGGCGTTGCTCCGGCGTAGCGGAAAGCACACTTTCTACACCGCCCTGATCGATGATGGCATATCCTTCACCGCCGATACCGGTATCTAAAAACAAATCACGAATATCGCGCAAGCGACATTGTACCTTGTTTAAATAATACTCACTTTCTCCGGAGCGAAAAATTTTGCGCGTGACAGTAATTTCATTAAAATCTAAAGGTAAATTGCGCGTGGAGTTGTCAAAAATCATGCTCACTTGCGCCATGTTTAAAGGAGCGCGTTTAGCAGTACCATTAAAAATGATATCCACCATAGAGGCCGAACGCAACGCCTTCCAACTCATTTCCCCAATAGTCCAGCGTACAGAATCAATCACGTTTGATTTGCCACAACCGTTAGGTCCTACCACGCAGGTGATGCCTGGCTCAAAATCCAGACGTACTTTATCGGCAAAAGATTTAAATCCAACGATTTCTATGGCTTTTAGATACATGATAATCCTCTTTTGTGGGGTATATATAAGTATTATAACATTTAACGCGTGTACGAAAATGAGTAAAATTTCCGTCGATAACTCGACGAAAGACAACTTTGTTTTTCTATGTACGCGTACAGAAAGTCGGTTAACAAAAAAAACCTCGAGGAGCCATCGAGGAAAAAAACACTTGCAAAAGCGAGTAATATTTATTAGACTTTTTCGGTAAGGGACTTCGGACATTTCTTTCGCCTAAAAGATCGTTCGATGCGTGAAAGATAAAAAATTTTTTTATTTCCGGCCCCTGCAATAAAAGAAGATTCCTGAAGGAGGAACATTCAAATGCCTACAGTATTGAAAATCGGTATAGAACGCGAAAAAGGTTTCTTGTACTATGTTGACAAAGATGGCGACGTGGCCCGTGTACAAATGGCCCGCGGCGGCAAAAAAGGCGGTAAACCCAAAAAAGTAGAAAAAACCGGCATCAAAAAAGAAAAAGGATATCTCTATTACGTAGATAAGAAAGGGGATATCTCCAGAGCCAAAATGATTAACGCCAAATAAGGTACCAATTATAAAAAACCCCGCATCAGCGGGGTTTTTTATTATAGGCTTAACAGGTAGTAGCGCGGATATATGCCTGTTTCCCGTTGGAAAAAAATGGGATATCTCTTAATTTTTCTGTTAAATTTTTCTATTGGGAAAATTTAATAAAAAAGGGTTTTAGACATGAAAAAATGTTTAAACGTAATGTCGGCAGCAAACAGAAAATATTGCAAGTAGATATAGCCAAAGACAGACAAGGCCACAAAATTTATTTATACTCAGAAATAAAAGAAACTCCAACTAGAGAGTCCCCATCCTCAACGGTAAGGCAACGCAGCTGTCTTGTGCGCAAGGATTTATTGCTTGTTCGTTTAAATAAATATACCCACTCGTAAGAGTGGGTATATTTATTCAAATGGTGGACCCGACAAGGATCGAACTTGCGACCTCCTGCATGCCATGCAGGCGCTCTCCCAGCTGAGCTACGGGCCCGTCTATGTATATAGTATAGCAATTTTTTTTCAGTTTGAAAAGTTTTTTTTGCTACACCGATAAATTTTCAAAACTAACTACATTTATTTTACCATTTTTTTTTAAATAAGAAAAGGGGCAAAAGAAAACCCCGAGTTTTCACTCGGGGTTTTAAACAGTCTAAAAAGACTTATTTTTTGTTGCCGCGTTCAAAGGCTAAGGTGCACGTCACCATATCAGTCACTTCAGCAGGTCCGAATAATTGAATCGGCCCGGGGAAGAAGTAAGACTCACTCATAGCCCACAATTCGCGTTTTTTGGCGAATTGTTTAAACGGTTCACCATTTAATTCCACTAAGGCTTTGCGGATAACCGGTTTTTCTTTACCTTTGCGACGTTCGATGTTCATCATCATGGTCAAAGGTACGCCACCACATTCCCAAGATTGGGGTTTGCGGGTCAACTTGCGTACGGAAGACAGATAACCGCTGCAACCGTTTAAGGCCAATACGGCAGCATTAAAGCCTAAGGCATAGGTGTAGTTGGCATCAAAGGTGGAAGGAGCGCCACAGCGGCCTTCATAACCGAAGAAGTGAGTAATACTGTTGAATTTGCCCGCGAATTTTTTGGCTTTTTTCATATCAGCCAATTTGGTGCGCAACATTTCAATGAGCAATTTTTCCGTTTCAATCAAAGAAACCTGTACATTGCCGTGCGGATCGCGGTCCAACATAAGTTGAGAAGCAATGCCGGCCGGCAAAGATTTCATCAAAGTGGCCAATTTGGCCGGTAATTTGGAAATGATGAATTCTTTCTTTTCCCCAATACCGTTCATTTTGCTCAGTTCGGCTTCGTGGTCAGCCAATAAATCGTTTAAGGCAGCGATTAAGGCCTTCATTTCAGGAATAAACTCAATCAAGCCTTCCGGCACTAGCACCACACCGAAGTTCTTGCCATTTTTGGCACGAGCAGCGATGATGCCGGCCAAGTAATCAATGATTTGTTTTAAAGTCATTTTTTTGGCTAAGACTTCTTCGCCTACCAACGTAATGTTCGGGTGAGTTTTGTGGGCGACTTCCAGTGTGATGTGGGAAGCGCTGCGGCCCATCAAACGTACAAAGTGCCAATATTTTTGAGCGGAGTTAACGTCGCGGCAGATGTTGCCCACGAGTTCGGCATAAATTTTGGTGGCCGTATCAAAACCGAAAGAAGTTTCAATTTTGTCATTTTTCAAGTCGCCGTCAATGGTTTTGGGTACACCGATTACATTAATGTTGGAGCCGTTTTGTTTGAAATATTCAGCCAAGACGCCGGCATTGGTGTTGGAGTCATCTCCACCGACAATGACCAAAGCGTCCACTTTGTTTTTCTTCAAAGTTTCTAAGGCTTGGGCTAATTGTTCTTCGGTTTCAATTTTGGTGCGACCGGATTGAATGAGGTCAAAACCACCGGTGTTGCGATATTCTTCCATGAGTTTGGGGGTGATTTCTTTCCATTGGGCTTGCAAAATACCGCTGGGGCCGCCTAAAAAGCCGTAAAGTTTATTTTTGGCGTTGGCTTTTTTAAGTCCGTCCAACAAACCGGCAATAACGTTGTGACCGCCGGGGGCTTGACCGCCGGAAAGTACAACGGCTGCTTTGATGGCTTTTTTGCCGATGGCGGGGTTAGAACCTTTTACAAAGGTAATTTCAGGCATACCGTAAGTGTTGGGGAACATCTTTTTTACGGTAGCTTGATCAGCGACGCTTTGTGTGGCTTTGCCGGTTTTGGTTTTGACAAAGCAGGCGCCTTTTTTCAAAATTTCGGGCAACACCGGTTTGAATTTGCAGCGGTGTTGTTGTAATACAGAACAAGTAGGGGTCTTGTTAGTTTTAGCCATTATTATCTCCTATGAGAATAGAAAATTACCTAATCATTATAGCAAACTCCGTACGCGTGGAAAAATAAAAAACCCGGCCTTGCAAAAGGTCGGGTTTTAAATCATACCAGATTAAAACATATAACGAAGTTTTAAAGAACCGGTATTGGAGTTGTAATCTTGGCGGAAGCTACCGTCGTAAGAGAGTACGACTTCCACGTTATCAGATACCAAGGCCGCTACGGATAATCCCGCTTCGAAAGACAAGCGGTGCAAGCGTTCGCCATTTACATCATAAGCGGTTCCGTTGGGCAAGGATACACGGCTGGAAACATTGTCACTCAAGAAGTCATAAGCCAAGCCTAAGTTCAAAGCCGGTCTGATTTTAATATCCTCGAACATAGATTCCTGTTGCACTTGTACACCTAATACAGCGGTTAAATAATCATCTTTTTCGGAAGATACATATTGGTCAACGGAATCTTTGTAGCCTGCTTGTTGGGTGTTTGTATAGCGTAAACCAAACAAGGGGATAATTTCTTCGCTTAATTCATAACCGGCGGTTAAATTAGCAGAATAGGATTTTAGATGATAATCTGCGTTTACCTCATTTCCGGCTACATCTTTGTCTTCTTCATATTTGGAATCGCCGTAGTTCAAGGCCGCTTGCACGAAGAAGTTGCTCGGGCGATATTGACCGTAGAGGAAGAAGTTGTCTCCCAAAACGCGGTCATGGCGATCTAAAGAAGACACATTGGTATGCAAGTAGGCATAACCTAAACCAACGGTCCAATCTTCGGAGATTTGCGTGTCTACACCAAAGGCCAAACCGGTGCTTCTGCCGGTAAAGGCGGAGGCGTCAGCCGTACCTTCTTTGTGAGATTTGTTGAGCAAACCTTGGGCCCATACGGAGTAGTTGGTGCCATCGGCATAGTAGCTGTTGTTGCCAAAAGCATAAGTGCGTACGGAACCGTTGGCAGCATTATTCAAGCGGCTATTGATAGCAGAGAACAGCTGATTGACAGCGGAGGTTTGCACCGCTTGTTTGGCAGCAGCTTGTTCCGGCGCCAAAGCCGTGGTGGCTTGTACGGCAACTTGAACGTCGGTTTGTGCCAATTGGTTAATGGTTTGAGCCATTTGGTTGGCAGCATCAGAACCTAAATCAGAAGAAGAAGTGAAAGCGGTAATAACGGATAAGTTGTTAGTATTACCACCGGCGCTTTCAATAGCGGCCGTTTGTTCTTCTTGAGATTTACGAATAGCGGTTACTTCATTGGTGGTGTTGTCAAAAGATACATCGTATAAGGCGTTGGTAACATCGGCCATGGCAAAGGTACCGTTGTTGACGGCCGTGCCATTGGTTAATTTTTGGGTTACTTGGTCTGCGGTGGCAAAATCCGTAGATACGGTAACGATTAAGTTGGCCGTATCGTTTTGCGTTTCACCGACGGAAATGGTATCGGCTTTTAAATTGCCCATGCTGTCGCTGGCTAAAGTAACACCCAAGGTGCTGCCATTGGCAAAAGCAATGGAGCCTGCTTCAATGGAGGCCAAGCCCAAATTTACGGTTGCCCCGTCAGTTACATTGACAATACCCGTACCGGTAATACCTCCGTCAAAAGAGGTCGTGCCGCCGAGGTTTAAAGTGCCGATGTTGTGAATATCATTGGCCACGCCGCCTGCAGTGTTACCCGTGAAGGTGTTGCTGCCGGCCAAGGTTAAAACGGAAGCATTGTAAATAGCGCCGCCCAGGCCGTTAGCGGTATTGCCCGTGAACGTGCTGCCGGCAATATAAGCAGAACCGTCAGCCGTGTTGCTATTGTAAAAGTTGTTCCAAACGGCACCGCCGTCTCCATCAGCCGTATTGCCGGTGAAGGTGCTGTCGGTGATGTCTAATTTTGCGGCAGCATTTACGGCAGGGGCATTTTCGTCGCGGGTGGCAATGGCACCGCCCACGGAGGAAGAGTGGTTGGTGTTAAAGGTAGAACCGGCAATGGTTACTTTGCCTTCGGCTCCTAAGAATAAAGCACCGCCACCGCCTCTGTTGTCATTGGCGTTTCCTAACACTTGGTTGTCGGTAAAAGTTACATTGCTTACATTGGCTAAAGTCATTAAAGAAGCCGCACCACCGGCTGCATCTTCGGCCGTAGCGGTATCGGTAGCCGTGGCGGTATTGCCGGTAAACGTAGAGTTGCTTAAAGTTAATTGAGTGGCATTTTTACCTAGGTACAAAGCGCCGCCGGATACATCTTCGCCTTCTACTTTGTTAGCGGTGAAGGTGGCATCGGAAATGGTGCTGGTACCTTGCAAGAATAAAGCACCGCCCCAGTCTGATTCGTTACCCGTAAAGGAAACGCCTTTTTCAATGGTTAAAGTGCCATTATTGTAAATAGCACCACCGTCATAATTGTCGGTGTTTACTTTGTTACCAGAGAAAACAGTTCCTTCGGCAACAATTAAAGTGCCGTTATTGTAAATGGCACCGCCAGCAGTAGCCGCCGTATTGGTGTTGAAAGAGCCTTCTTCTATTCTAATTTTACCGTTTGTGTCATTGTAGATAGCACCGCCGGTAGAGGCAGAGTTTCCGGTAAAAACAGAATCATCAATATCTACATAACCCGGAGTTTCTACGCTGTTGTAGAAAGAGTTGTAAATTGCACCGCCTTTGCCGTTGGCAATATTGCCGGTGAAAGAAGTTTCTTCGATATCCAAGGTGGCATCAATATTGCTGGCAGGAGGTTCGCTGCGGGTGGCAATAGCACCACCATCGGTAGCAGAAGTGTTGGTATTGAAGAAAGAATCTTCAATTTCTACTTTTCCCTCGGCACCGATAAACATCGCACCGCCGCCGCCGTTACCGAGGTTGACGGAAGAAACGGTTTTGTTGCCCGTAAAAGTAACATTTTCCAAATTCGCTTTTTTCAGCAAAGCCACAGCACCGCCGGCGGCATCTTCGGCAGAGGTCGCGTTAGTAGCGGTATTGTTGGTGAAAGACGAATTGGTTAAAGTCAAGGATTGAGCGTTTTTGCTCAGATAAAGAGCACCGCCGCCGTAATCGCCCACTACGGAGTTAGAATCAAAAGTGGCATCATTAATGGTGTTGGTGCCTTTTAAGAACAAGGCACCACCGGCGCCGCCTGTATAATTAACGGTATTGTTGTTAAAAGAGGCACCATCGACGGTTAAAGTTCCGGCGTTATTGATGGCAGCCCCATCGTCAATGGAAGAGGAGTTGTTGGCAAAAGAAGCGTCTCCCGTCACTTTCAACGTACCGGTATTGGTCACATAGTAAGCACCGTCGGTTTGGTTGGAAGTGGTGGCTGAGTCCGCTGAGGTTACCGTCTTTTCTCCATCGGTTATGGTTTCTAATGCGTAGCTAGGGATAGCATATGCGCAGAGCAAACTGGCACTTAAAATCAAGGCCAGTGTTTTGTGCAAAAACTGTTGCATCAAGTATCTCTCCTGTGTAAACAAAATATGCCTCTTATTTTTGGAGATAAGAGGCCTCCTACAGATACTTAATTTATACTATATTTTGGTGAGGAAGACAAATGTTTTTTGGTTAGAAAAAACGATTCATCTCTTGCATTTGTCTGCCTTTTTCTTCCGTATAAGAGAGATAGTGTCGGTTGTTTTTCAGTTTGTGTAAATCTTTAGATTTGATTTCCAACCAAGAGCCTCCTTTTGTGAAAAAGGATTTTAAAGATAAGACAACTCTTTTGGGGGCAAAAGAAAAACCTAGATAAGAAATTTTTTGATTTTCCAGTAGTTGTTCTATGTTGTTTTGTGTCATCGGCGGTGGTAAAAAAGGATAGTGTTTAATAATTTCTTTTTCTAATTCTTGCGTAGTAGAGTGCAAAAAATCACTCTTGGGCATAAAAACAGAACAATCTTGGTAATAATTGGGATTTTCTCTTAATTTTTCTTTTATGAAATAAACTTGCCAAAAAACAGCCACATATTCGTCAGACACCGTTATCGGCCAAGAAAAATTGTTTTTCTTTCCGAAAGAGCCATCTCTGGCGTGGCAGAGTTCATGCAGATAAACGGGGGCAAAACATTTGGCTAAAAGATGTGTGGCATCGGGTTGGTGTCCGTAATAGGCAAGCCATTTTTTGAGTGGTTTTTTAAAAATAAATATTTTATCTTTTTCTTTTTTATATTCAGCTAAGGCCCCCGTCTTTTGACCAGACAAAAACAAAGGATATATGGATTGTGATAAAGAAACAGGCAAAGAATCTACACTCTTAATCTCTTGTTCTAAAAGAGGTGGCAACAGGCAAAGAATTTGCTTTGCATCTTTTTTGAAACTTGCCCACAAAGCCGAAGAAAGAAAAATAAGGAGGGTAAACAGAAACAGTTTTTTCATGCTTTATTGTATCAAAAACAATACGCCAAGAGATTTCTCTTGGCGTATTTAAGCAGGGTTTATTTTTCCGTCAAATTGCGGTATAACAGCAAAGCAATTAATGTTTTGGCATCTTGGATTTTTCCGTTTTTAATCATTTGATAAACTTTTTTTAACGGAAATTTTTTGACGTTTACAAATTCGTCTTCATCTAAGTTCTGTTGGGCTTTTTTAAGACCGCGCGCCAAATAAATATGCAAATCTTCATTGGAGAATGCATTGCTGGGGTTGAAAACGCAAAGTTTTTTCCATTGGCTGGCTTTTAAGCCGGCTTCTTGTTCCAATTCGGCTTTGGCACAAGTTAAGTAGGTTTGATCATCTTCTCTTTTGCCGGCAGGCAATTCCCAAGTGGTACGGCCAATAGGGTAGCGGTACTGCTCTACCAAATAAACACAATCGTCTTCTATGGGTAAAACCGCGCTGGCCCCTTTGTGTACCAAATACACGCGAGAGGCAGTTTTTCCGTTGATCAGTTGTACAGTGTCGCAGTTAAAATTTACTACGCCTGTATAGAGGGTTTTCGAAGAAAGCCTGGTTTCTTTTAATTTACTATAATGTGACATAAGATTATCTTATAAAAAAGAGCCCTAAATATGAAAGAATTTGTTCACTTGCATAATCATTCGGAATATTCCTTGTTAGACGGTATGTTGCGCGTTTCTGAGAAACATAAGCCATCTCGCTTTTTGCGTGGACTGGCCGAAAGCGGTGTAAAAGCAATGGCAATTACCGATCATGGCAATATGTATGGCTCTTTGGATTTTTATGAATGTGCCAATGCGGCAGGGTTAAAGCCGATTGTCGGTTGTGAAGTTTATATTACTGAAGGAAATCACACGGAGAAAGACAAATCCCGTACGGGGCATTTAACACTGCTGGCTAAAAATCATCAGGGTTATTTAAACTTGATGAAACTAAATTCTCATGCTTGGGTGGACGGATTTTATTATCATCCTCGTATTGATAAAGAACTATTGGCAAAATATTCGGACGGATTGATAGCACTGTCCGGTTGTTTAAAAGGATTTTTAGCCCAAGACGTGTTGCATAAGTCTTTTGAGCAGGCCTGCGCCTTAGCCCAACAATATGAGGATATTATGGGCAAGGGCAATTATTATATTGAGCTCATGGACCATGGTATCCGCGAAGAGCAGGAAGCCTTGCCCATTTTAAAAGAAGTGGCTAAAAAACTAGGCATTAAAACGGTAGCCACTAATGATTGTCACTATGAAAAGAAAGAAGATTGGCAAGCGCACGACGTAAACCTTTGTATTTCTACCGGCAAAACATTGGCAGACCCCAACCGTTTAAAAATGACTACACATGAATTGTATTTTAAGTCTGCTGAAGAAATGTATGATCTTTTTGCTCATACGCCGGAATCTTTAACCAATACATTAGAAGTGGCGGAAAAATGTAATTTGGTTTTTCCAAAGCATGGCTTTATCTTGCCGAATTTTGATATTCCTCCCCAATATCCCAATACCGCAGAGTATTTTAAGGCACTTTGTCGGGAAGGCTTAAACCGAAAAATGAAGGGCAATGTGCCACCGGAATATATCAAACAATTGGAGTATGAGTTTGATGTAATCATTAAAATGGGATTTGACTGTTATTTTTTGATTGTGCAGGATTTTATTAATTGGGCTCGTACAAATGGTATCCCTATAGGGCCGGGGCGTGGCTCCGGTGCGGGCAGTATTGTGGCATATAGTTTAGATATTACGCGTGTAGACCCCATTCAAAGCAAATTGCTGTTTGAACGTTTCTTAAATCCGGATCGTGTCAGTATGCCGGATTTGGATATTGATATGTCGGATACGGGACGCGAGCGCGTGATAGATTACGTGCGTAATAAATACGGAAAAGATAAAGTTTCTCAAATTATTACGTTCGGTACCATGAAAGCCAAGTTGGCCTTGCGTGATGTGGCTCGTGTAATGGGTATCAGCGTGTCGGAAACAAACCGCGTAGCTAAGATGATTCCCAATGATCCCAAAATTACGTTAGACGGAGCGTTGGAAGATATTAAAGAACTTCAAACGGAAATTAATAATAACCCTACTTCCAAACAACTTTTTGATATGGCGCGCAAAATTGAAGGGTTAAAACGTCATACAGGTATCCATGCGGCAGGAGTTTTGATTACGCGTGATCCGGTGGCGGAATATATTCCGTTGGCCCGTGCCAAAGATGGCTCTGTCACCACTCAGTTTGAAGGGGAACCTTGCTCTAACTTGGGATTACTGAAGATGGACTTTTTGGGTTTGAGAACGCTGACAGTTATTGATAATGCTGAAAAGATGATTCGCGCACGCCATAACCCCGAGTTTGATATTAATACCATCCCGTTGGATGACAAAAAAACCTATGAGTTGCTTTGTGCTTGCCAAACATTGGGTATATTCCAATTAGAAAGTGGCGGCATGCGTGATTTGATTAAAAAACTTCAACCCACCCAATTTAGTGATATTTCTGCTTTGGTGGCTTTGTATCGTCCCGGTCCGATGGAATCTGGCATGATGGATATGTTTGTTCGTCGTAAAAGCGGGCAGGAAAAAATCACTTATGAAACCCCCTTATTAGAAGATCTGCTCAAAGATACCTACGGTTGTATGGTATATCAAGAACAAATCATGCAAATTTCCAAAACATTAGGCGGTTTTACTCCCGGAGAAGCCGATACTCTGCGTAAAGCGATGGGTAAAAAGAAGTTGGACGTTATGGAAGCCTTCGGTAAGAAATTTGTGGAAGGGGCTAAATTACATAAAATTCCGGAGAAAGTATCTAGCCGTTTGTATGAACAAATGAAAGCCTTTGCCGGCTACGGTTTTAATAAATCTCACTCTTATGCTTATGCGTTGGTTTCTTATCAGACGGCCTATCTGAAGGCAAATTATCCCATTGAATTTATGTGTGCTGCATTAACCAACGAAATTGGGCATAATGCCATCGGCTCTGATGATAAGGAAAATAAGATAGCCACGTATTTGGAAGAAGCCAAAAAGATGGGGTTTGAGATTTTGCCTCCTAATATAAACAAATCTCAACCGGAGTTTGCCGTAGAGACCAAAGATGGTAAAGAATGCATCCGCTACGCGTTGGAAGCAGTGAAAAATGCCGGTACGGAAGGGTGTGTTTCTATTGCTGCCGAAGCTGCCAAAAAACCGTTTGAATCTTTAGAAGATTTGTGTGCGCGTATTGATTTGTTTCAAGCTAATAAAAAGACGATTGAAAGTTTGGTAAAAGCAGGGGCGATGGATTGCTTAATGCCGGATCAAGAACCACAGCAGGCACGCGCCACTTTGTTGTCCCAAATAGATGAAGTAGTGGATACGGCCCATTTAATTGCTAAGGAAAAAGAAAATTCTACCGCCAGTTTGTTCGGCGATGATTTTTCTTCCGTTATGAGTTTGAAAAAAACGGAAAAGAAAGACGTAGCACCTTTAACACAGAGTGAATTGTTAAGTTATGAAAAAGAAGTGATGGGGATTTA
Encoded here:
- a CDS encoding AAA family ATPase; translation: MYLKAIEIVGFKSFADKVRLDFEPGITCVVGPNGCGKSNVIDSVRWTIGEMSWKALRSASMVDIIFNGTAKRAPLNMAQVSMIFDNSTRNLPLDFNEITVTRKIFRSGESEYYLNKVQCRLRDIRDLFLDTGIGGEGYAIIDQGGVESVLSATPEQRREMFEEVAGVSKYKSKREECIRRLERVDLDLARLSDTVALISEQIKKLDAEARKARLYQKYREELKESEIAISLCSIKEADGLIAKHGGELEPVLSRCKDLENQISAQEGQTAAMDLNLTHKQKEMADFNEKIAASKYQVGLLEGAIKNCDNLTTEFTAQLTAAGNESERGQNRLKEIAPAISKLKTQLAELDSQLDPLQKQYNEEFAKAQQQEQQLRQSDIQIQRASNDLMRLVQSQMECQNKISLEQANVQRENEDLITLEKNSQAGSGVEDIQKLIEEIRTKLQSQQKIAQEAKEQITQQEVLLKDLQQKRSLLNEQLSALKSEKAALNAKLEMIRTQGKNNPYWVGVNLVSQVKIDGVRGTLRKALKYPASLATAVEESFGKYLDAVLCDHENAAQEAVAKLKEHGKARCKFILLNKVPAAAKPTGSLIKDLKFAPELENLIFLLVGSYQAQEGDTVQSDFFLSAGAAGMSAPEAYWGEEESAQESLTQKIETEEKISKEIIANYEQLTKAEETLRTLRSASQEAAVAVGAVQGELSAKERELKQAQEVLARMAEQKRQLMLRVENRKQNVQKLQADLQSLLQQQEEIKNKTELLKTQKAELQKQTEESKVRLNNLNGSLYELKIRKNNVEVDLKSTEFEYNTLLQNEGKRAEAAKNANARLQALAEEKLSTQAKLSTERDLLAKLETDEYKLRQSLEALKKEFDEKMTALNNNKKTLSELHIKQNDLENALANARRQRTTVVNNLFENWNITPEEAQMNFGDKEVDYERVKMMRKRIENMGAVNMTAPEEYDALNQRHTFLKSQIQDLEEAKKDLRSAIHKINVTTRDNFQYTFEQVKMHFKNTYQSLFRGGECDLVLTDPENLLETGIEIYAQPPGKKLLNISSMSGGEKTLTALSLLFAFFTHNPSPFCIMDEADAALDEANVERFVNLIKEFSASTQFIVVTHNKRTMEAARRLYGITMEESGVSKTMSVNLADRADAAKKEQVESVAVR
- a CDS encoding diphosphate--fructose-6-phosphate 1-phosphotransferase — translated: MAKTNKTPTCSVLQQHRCKFKPVLPEILKKGACFVKTKTGKATQSVADQATVKKMFPNTYGMPEITFVKGSNPAIGKKAIKAAVVLSGGQAPGGHNVIAGLLDGLKKANAKNKLYGFLGGPSGILQAQWKEITPKLMEEYRNTGGFDLIQSGRTKIETEEQLAQALETLKKNKVDALVIVGGDDSNTNAGVLAEYFKQNGSNINVIGVPKTIDGDLKNDKIETSFGFDTATKIYAELVGNICRDVNSAQKYWHFVRLMGRSASHITLEVAHKTHPNITLVGEEVLAKKMTLKQIIDYLAGIIAARAKNGKNFGVVLVPEGLIEFIPEMKALIAALNDLLADHEAELSKMNGIGEKKEFIISKLPAKLATLMKSLPAGIASQLMLDRDPHGNVQVSLIETEKLLIEMLRTKLADMKKAKKFAGKFNSITHFFGYEGRCGAPSTFDANYTYALGFNAAVLALNGCSGYLSSVRKLTRKPQSWECGGVPLTMMMNIERRKGKEKPVIRKALVELNGEPFKQFAKKRELWAMSESYFFPGPIQLFGPAEVTDMVTCTLAFERGNKK